The following are encoded together in the Lactuca sativa cultivar Salinas chromosome 1, Lsat_Salinas_v11, whole genome shotgun sequence genome:
- the LOC111876298 gene encoding uncharacterized protein LOC111876298: MDELPAVLWSYRTTTRSSTGEMPFSLTYGMDAVLPLEIVAGSLRTESFEETANEEGRHQDVDMLNEKREAAQMRQALYKSRTKNYYNRQVRVKNFKVGKWMLRKNESSNAEPLGKLSVNWEGPYKIVESHKNGAYVLEALDGRAIP; this comes from the coding sequence ATGGATGAGCTCCCGGCAGTACTGTGGTCATATCGTACCACAACAAGGTCAAGCACAGGAGAAATGCCATTTAGCCTAACTTATGGGATGGATGCAGTCCTCCCATTGGAAATAGTGGCCGGCTCCCTGCGAACAGAGAGTTTCGAGGAAACGGCTAATGAAGAAGGGCGACACCAAGACGTGGACATGCTCAATGAAAAACGTGAGGCGGCACAGATGCGCCAAGCATTGTACAAATCACGAACTAAGAACTATTACAACCGCCAAGTCCGGGTTAAGAACTTCAAGGTTGGGAAATGGATGCTAAGAAAGAACGAGTCCAGTAATGCTGAACCACTAGGAAAACTCAGTGTCAATTGGGAAGGACCATACAAAATTGTGGAATCCCATAAGAATGGTGCTTATGTCCTAGAAGCTCTAGACGGGCGTGCCATTCCATGA